Part of the Spirochaeta cellobiosiphila DSM 17781 genome, CTATTAAAGATTCAATACCAACGTCGCAATGGATTTCAACTAAAAGAGATATTTCCTCAACTAGGAATCAGAAGTAAGAAGAACCAAAGCGTATATACAAAGGGGATTCAAAACTATCGCATTGTTGACCTAGAAAAAATAATCGCTCTCGCTAGTGAATTTGATCTTAGATTAAAAGGGTCTCGTATTGAGTTAGGGATTTGTCAAATGGAATTACTTATCTATTACATAATAATAAATAAAGGCAGAAAATTATCTGCCTAATTTTTTGATTTATCGATTTCGACTTTTTTAGTCACAAATGTTTTTACTGTTTCAGCTAGTTCCATAGGAATCCTTGCTTTTTCAGAAATTTCTTCATAGGAAGCAGATTTAATTCCATCTAGACCACCGAATGCTTTTAGTATTCTTTGACTTCTCTTTGGTCCAATCCCTTCAATTCCTTCAAGAGTAGCTATTTTTATCCTCTTTTGCCTTAGCTTTTTGTTAAATGTTGTTGCAAACCTATGTGCTTCGTCCCTTACTGCAATTAAAATTCTTAGTGCAGGAGAACCAATAGGAATAATAATCGGTTCAGATTTATCAGGAAGGAAGATTTCCTCTTCCCTTTTTGCTAAACCGAGTAAAGGAATATCACCTAAACCTAAAGCTCTTAACACCCCCATCGCAGAACTAACTTGCCCCTTTCCACCATCAATTAGTATTAAATCAGGCTTAGGAAGATCATCATTAATGACCCTTGAGTAGCGTCTAGCAACAGCTTCTCTAATTGATTTGAAGTCATCAATTTGTCCACCTAAGGATTTCATATGAAATTGTCTATATGCTTTATTATCCGGTTTCCCCATCCAAAAACTAACCATTGAAGCTACTGGATCTTTTCCATGTAATTGAGCAATATCAAATCCCTCTATTCTTTTTGGCAAATGAGATAAGTTCAATACACGCTTTAACTCTTCTAAACCAGGATCGATTTCTTTATCACGCATTTGTCTATCAATATCAAGACGTGCGTTCTCCATAGCCATTTTCATAAACTTTTGGTGACGTCCTCTTTCAGGTAAGTGAAACTCAGTTCGATGCCCCCATTCTGAAGAAAAAAGATCCTTTAAAATTATAAAATCTAATGATACAGAAACAAAAATCTGTTGAGGTGGAATTGTGGTATTTTGGTAGTAAAGTAGAATAAAATCTGTCATGGCATCTTCTTCTGTACCATATATCTTAGTTCTAAACAAATCCCGACCAATTAATTTTCCATTACGCATCTGAAAAACAACAAAAGTAGCTAATTCTCCTTCATGTACTAAAGCTATGTAGTCTCTTTTTTCTTCATCAAAATCAATAATTTTTTGTTCCGATCCAATTTGTTCGATGGCAATTAATGTGTCTCTTAATTTTGCAGCACTTTCAAAATTCAATTCTTCAGATGCTCTTAACATTTCTATTTTAATTTTTCTTGTCAGTTCTTCTGTTCTACCGGACAAAAGTTGTCTGACCTTTTCTACATCTTCTTCATATCCAGCTTCTGTAATCTTTTTAACACACGGGGCTTTACATCGTCCTATATGGTAATATAGACAGGGACTATCTCTATATTTTAATTTCCCTTTACATTTTCTGAGAGGAAATAATTTTTCTATTAATTCAAGATAGATATCAATTGTCTTTACATTAGGAAACGGCCCGAAATATTCGGATCCATCCTGTATGATTCTTCTTGTGCGATAGACCCGGGGAAATTTATCATTTGTGATCCTTATTACGGGATAGGATTTACCATCTTTCAAATTGATATTGAATCTTGGATTGTATTTTTTAATTAAATTATTCTCTAATAATAGTGCTTCGTATTCACTTTGAGTGGTGATAAATTCTAAAAAATCTATTTTTCTTAATAAAACTGATGTCTTTATATCTTTTTGCCCAGTAAAATAAGAACTCACACGGTTACGTAAAACCTTAGCTTTGCCGACATATATAACAATACCCTTTTTGTCCTTCATAAGGTATACGCCCGGTGTTTTGGGGAAATCTTTAACTTGAGATTTTAATTTGTTAAAGGTTGAATCTTCTTGCATATATATAATTTTACTAACGAATGGTGAGTTGTGAATAGGTTTATCTTATTAATTTGTTTTATGTTTTGTTTTAACTTTCTTCTACACAGTCAAGACAGTGTCATTCAACTTGGCGGAGATCAAGGTTGGGACTTACTTCAAAATTATCATAATATTACTCAACAAATAGGATTACATGGTTATATGGACCTATATTTATCTGATAATACTAGTAAGAACGATATGTTCACAGATTTATTATTGAGTGAAAAAGGTCTTATAGATACTGAAAACTATACTTTAGAGGGCAATAAACCCAATATAATAAAGAATGGAATCAGAGGTGATTGGGCTTTTCGGTTCAATGGAACAGAATCACTACAACTTATTCCAAACTCAAAATCTATTTTTAAATCCTTTACTGGTAAAAAAGATTTTTCTATTGAATTTTGGATAAACCCTTTTGTTATTGAAAATAGATCAACAATTATTAAATGGAATGGCGGAATTCTGCATGATAATATATTTACTCCTCAGAGTTTATCTATAAATTTTCAAAAACGAAGATTAGGGATTTATTTTAAGAATGTATTCCAATATCCAGATGGAACCCTAGCTTCTGATATCAATATTACAGGATTAACCAATTTAATACCCAACAAATGGTCTCATCATTTAATTCGATATTCAGAGTCACAAGGAACAATCGAATACTTTTTGAATAATCGTTTAGAAGCAATTACATACGTAACCCCTACTGGAAAAGAAAAAGGACCCTTTGGGACACCTTCTTTTTCGGATATAACAAATCAACCTCTTATAGTTGGTCAAAACTATACAGGACTTATTGATGAACTCAGGATTAGTCAAAAATATAGAGATACTAATTATAGTAAATATCCAAAAGCAGGTGGTTCTGTAACAACTAAACCAATTGATCTTGGATATTCTAATAGTCTATTACTAGACATAAAAATATCACAAAATATTACAGAAGATTCTGACCTAAGTTACTACTATCGAATTACAGATCATTTAGAAGACCTAACTACCAATAACTTACAATGGCTATCCTTAAAACCAAATGAACTAGACGGAGATCTTAGAGGTAGATACATACAAATGAAGATAA contains:
- the uvrC gene encoding excinuclease ABC subunit UvrC; translation: MQEDSTFNKLKSQVKDFPKTPGVYLMKDKKGIVIYVGKAKVLRNRVSSYFTGQKDIKTSVLLRKIDFLEFITTQSEYEALLLENNLIKKYNPRFNINLKDGKSYPVIRITNDKFPRVYRTRRIIQDGSEYFGPFPNVKTIDIYLELIEKLFPLRKCKGKLKYRDSPCLYYHIGRCKAPCVKKITEAGYEEDVEKVRQLLSGRTEELTRKIKIEMLRASEELNFESAAKLRDTLIAIEQIGSEQKIIDFDEEKRDYIALVHEGELATFVVFQMRNGKLIGRDLFRTKIYGTEEDAMTDFILLYYQNTTIPPQQIFVSVSLDFIILKDLFSSEWGHRTEFHLPERGRHQKFMKMAMENARLDIDRQMRDKEIDPGLEELKRVLNLSHLPKRIEGFDIAQLHGKDPVASMVSFWMGKPDNKAYRQFHMKSLGGQIDDFKSIREAVARRYSRVINDDLPKPDLILIDGGKGQVSSAMGVLRALGLGDIPLLGLAKREEEIFLPDKSEPIIIPIGSPALRILIAVRDEAHRFATTFNKKLRQKRIKIATLEGIEGIGPKRSQRILKAFGGLDGIKSASYEEISEKARIPMELAETVKTFVTKKVEIDKSKN
- a CDS encoding fibronectin type III domain-containing protein, whose product is MNRFILLICFMFCFNFLLHSQDSVIQLGGDQGWDLLQNYHNITQQIGLHGYMDLYLSDNTSKNDMFTDLLLSEKGLIDTENYTLEGNKPNIIKNGIRGDWAFRFNGTESLQLIPNSKSIFKSFTGKKDFSIEFWINPFVIENRSTIIKWNGGILHDNIFTPQSLSINFQKRRLGIYFKNVFQYPDGTLASDINITGLTNLIPNKWSHHLIRYSESQGTIEYFLNNRLEAITYVTPTGKEKGPFGTPSFSDITNQPLIVGQNYTGLIDELRISQKYRDTNYSKYPKAGGSVTTKPIDLGYSNSLLLDIKISQNITEDSDLSYYYRITDHLEDLTTNNLQWLSLKPNELDGDLRGRYIQMKIMFHTNATLDKSPQLSTIQISYQEDLPPAPPLGLVAKPGNSSVKLNWKEVTESDIAGYYIYYGDSKGEYWGTEANEGDSPIDVGNITNFELSGLQNDKLYFFTVVAYDKANPPHESQFSIEVQARPERKYNE